One Microbacterium sp. W4I20 DNA window includes the following coding sequences:
- a CDS encoding CinA family protein: MTVTPAARVLSALRSRGWTLGVAESLTGGSVCAELVSVPGASDVLLGGVVAYSTPVKHTLLGVDDELLAQHGPVHSGVALQMAQGVRRAVRVDGRAADVGISTTGIAGPDSPDGQPVGTVHLGLVTPEGTWTRELHLDGDRAHIRDESVTAVLSALLDVIGE; encoded by the coding sequence GTGACCGTCACGCCGGCGGCGCGGGTGCTGTCCGCACTCCGCAGCCGAGGGTGGACGCTGGGCGTCGCGGAGTCCCTCACCGGCGGCTCAGTCTGTGCCGAACTCGTGTCGGTTCCCGGGGCATCGGATGTGCTGCTCGGGGGAGTCGTGGCCTACTCGACCCCCGTCAAACACACTCTGCTCGGCGTCGACGACGAGCTGCTGGCACAGCACGGTCCCGTGCACTCCGGCGTGGCCCTGCAGATGGCACAGGGCGTGCGGCGGGCTGTGCGCGTCGACGGCAGGGCGGCAGACGTCGGGATCTCCACCACGGGGATCGCCGGCCCGGACTCGCCCGACGGACAGCCGGTCGGAACGGTCCACCTCGGTCTCGTCACCCCTGAGGGGACTTGGACACGAGAGCTCCACCTCGACGGCGACCGGGCGCATATCCGCGATGAGTCGGTCACAGCCGTGCTCTCTGCGCTCCTCGACGTGATCGGGGAATAG
- the pgsA gene encoding CDP-diacylglycerol--glycerol-3-phosphate 3-phosphatidyltransferase, with the protein MAIPRQLPNAITIARIPLAVVFFVLLMLGGTYGLPEEGLRWAAGILFIVAISTDWIDGYLARKYDIVSEFGKLWDPIADKLLTGAGFIGLASLGELQWWIVAIILAREWGITVHRLMVASEHVVAAAWMGKIKTAVQAVALGWALLPLHVFIGLGPWTLITAVLMIIVLILTVVSGIDYVIAQVRGSRQKA; encoded by the coding sequence ATGGCGATCCCTCGGCAGCTGCCCAACGCCATCACCATCGCACGGATCCCGCTCGCGGTCGTCTTCTTCGTGCTGCTCATGCTCGGCGGAACGTACGGGCTGCCGGAAGAGGGGCTGCGTTGGGCCGCCGGCATCCTGTTCATCGTCGCGATCTCGACCGACTGGATCGACGGCTATCTGGCTCGCAAGTACGACATCGTCAGCGAGTTCGGCAAGCTGTGGGATCCCATCGCCGACAAGCTGCTCACCGGTGCGGGATTCATCGGCCTCGCGAGCCTCGGGGAACTCCAGTGGTGGATCGTCGCGATCATCCTCGCGCGCGAGTGGGGTATCACGGTCCATCGCCTCATGGTGGCCAGCGAACACGTGGTCGCGGCTGCGTGGATGGGCAAGATCAAGACCGCCGTCCAGGCTGTGGCTCTCGGATGGGCGCTGCTTCCGCTGCACGTCTTCATCGGCCTCGGACCGTGGACGCTGATCACCGCCGTTCTCATGATCATCGTTCTGATCCTCACCGTCGTGAGCGGTATCGACTACGTGATCGCGCAGGTGCGCGGCTCGCGGCAGAAGGCGTGA